The DNA region CGTTGTTCCTGTTCCGGACTCTGGAAGGGCCCAGGCGCTTGGCTTTTCAAAGGCCACGGGAATACCATACAGCGAGGGTCTTATAAAGAACAGATATTCAGAAAGGACATTTATAATGCCCGATCAAAAAAGCAGGCTTGCAGCAATAAAGATAAAATTGAATGCAATAAAATCAGAAATATCAAATAAAAGGATAGTCCTTGTTGATGACAGCATAGTACGTGGAAATACAATGAAATACATAGTTAAAATTGTCAGGGATGCCGGGGCCAGTGAGGTTCATGTTAGAATAAGCTCCCCGCCGATAACCGCACCATGCTTCTATGGTGTTGATATGAAGACAAAGAATGAATTCATAGCTGCAAATAAAACAATAGAAAGTATAAAAAATGAGATAGGTGCGGATTCCCTGGCGTACCTGTCAATAGATGGTCTTAAACAGGCCATAGGAATAAAAAGCATATGCATTAGCTGTTTAACAGGTATCTATCCAGAGTATGTTCCATTATCTTAATTTTTTTAGCTCTGCCATCTTTTTATCTATTAAATCCTTGTAGTTCAAATTATTCCCTGTTTTATAATAGTCCATCTTTAATGTTATCGCAAGCTTGTTGCATATTATTCTTGCAAGCTTTCCACGAGATTTTGCAGGCAGTGATGCAAGACCTGGATAGTTAAATATGATTCCATGCTTTGGGGTTTTTCCCGTGCCGTAAAATCTGAAAAACGATTTCTCTGCACCCAAAATTTGAAGTGTGCTTGCAGGATATTTAATGAGATTCTTCAAGCCGCCGCTTCTGACAAGGTACTCCATTGTTAAATCGTAACCAAGCAATGACATTGTATTTGGCATGTAATCCTGCATTTTCTTCTTTATGTAATCATCAAGATATGTCCTGAAATCACATAATGAGCTGCCAAATGATCCAAGTGAGTTTTCTATCTCGTTTCCTGATATTGATTTGAAGAAGGTGCATGGATCCTTACTGTATTTAACATCAAGCATTTGAAAGAAAGGTATCAATTTTTCAAGGTACAGGTTTATTATCTCATTTATTTCCTTTTTTATCGAATATAGCTTTATTAAATACTGGTCACCTGAGAATTCATCTTTTAGCCTTTCTCTTTCGAAATCCAGAAGAAAATCCCTTAGATCCGGTACCTCCCCGCTTGGGATTTCCTCTGTTTCCGGTATCCTTCCATTCCTGAGATCCCTGAAGATTGCCATGTAGTTTTCTCTCAGGTTTTTGAACAGGTATATCTTTCCATCTATTATCTTTCCGTACCAAAGAATCTTTTCCATCATTATCACCGGTTTCTATCAAGACATTATCAATATCAATTACCTTAAGATCATATATTTCATCGGCATTTACCATCATTGTACCAGTGGCAATAAGCTCATTTTTCTCGGTGTAAACTGCAACCACGTCCCCCTTTTTTGGACTGCCGGTAATTGCATGTATGCCTGCAGGGTATATATCAGAACCATGTGCTATGTTTTTTAATGCCGTTTCCTTTACAATGACCTTTGGGTATTTAATAAATATGAAATCCATTGGTATAAATATATTTTTAAATAATTTTTCGTTTCCCATGCTTTTTAATTTAAATGCATCACTTACCTCCTGCAGTGTATGGCACATGGATTCATCGAATGGGCCGGTTCTTGTTCTCCTGAGCTCCGCCATCTGGCCTCCGGAACCAAGAACATAACCTATATCTGTGCACAGTGTTCTTATATATGTTCCGGATTCGCAGCAAACCTTAAAAAGGACGAGTTTCTCATCCATTTCAAGCAGTTCAAGATTGTAAATTTCCCTTATGCGGAGTTCCCTGGAAACCGCGGATCTTACAGGGGGTATCTGGTATATTTTACCGGTGAATTCCTTAAAAACACTTTTTATGGAATCATAGTCATATTTATCGTATGTTCTTAAAACTGAGACGTATTCCTTTGATTCCCTGTGAACTATGTCTATTAACTTTGTGGCCTTGCCCAGGGCCATGACAAGCACTCCGGAAACTCCAGGATCCAGTGTGCCTATATGACCTACCCTGGGCTCACCAGTGATATCTCTAATCCATGAATCTATCTGATGGCTCGTGGGCCCCTTCGGCTTGTCTACAACAATGAAACCATTTAAATTACTCATTTATTTTGTATTGTTTACCTGCATTTTATCTTTTTGAATTCAATAATATCATTAACAATCTCATCTGGTGATTTTTTATCTGTGTCTATTATAATATCATAATAAATATAATTATTGTAATCTATACCATAGAACTCCATGTACCTTAAAATCTCTGACCTGTATCTTTCATTTAATGTTAAAATGTCTGTTTTATCCCTTTCCATTAACCTTTTGTAACGAATATCATCTGAGGCGTATAAATAAATCTTAAATGCTTCAATATTGTTTGTATATGCAATGTATGATGATAACCTTGATTCTAAAACTATATTATCATTATTTTTAAGAAAATTTAAAAGCATTTTATCCTGCTCATAGTCAATCTCCGGATGCGACTCACTGTATTTATTAAATTCCAGAAGGTTCATATTAAATTCCTCTGCCTTTTTCCTGAAGAAGTAACCACCGGAAATAAATGAATAATGTAATTTATCGGCAAGTAAACGGCCAACTGTAGTCTTTCCTGAGCCGCTTTTGCCGCTTATTGTTATACGCATCTCAATCAGCTTTCTCTATTACGTTTCTCTCAATCTTCTTAAGCTTGAAGCTGAAATCGAAGTACTTCATTATCATTGTTACAAAGTAACCAACGACTATGTCTGCTATCATGTACATTACGATCCACAGTGGGAAGAGCCATGCGTGCGTTGTTACTATATTTAGGTTATAGTCCCATGGCATTGAAACGTACTGGTATTTAAGCGATAATATGAATACATAGATCCATATTATAATCAAAAAGAAGAAGATCTCCATGACGAACAGTGGCTTCATTGTGTTCATTTGAACGACCATCTGGTCAGCCTGGCGCTCCATCTGCATCTTCTGCAATTTTTTGACCCTTACATTGTCACCCTCACGCATTGCCTCTCTCATTGCCTTGCTGTATGCCTTTGATACCATCTGCGCCTTTCCCATCTTGACCCAGTCAGTGAAAAAGTATCTTGGTATTGATGCCAGTAATCCTATGACTATACCTGTTAAAACAATGGTTATTATTGGAAATGCATAGTTAAAACCAAGCAATGGCATGAAAACAACGTTAAGATCGCTGCCCAGGGGATTCCTTATACCAGGATCGCTGATTACGAATAATAGGGCAAGACCTGCAAACATGAAGACAAAGTTAAGCATCATCATCTTCTGCATCTGCTTTTGAACCTGGACTGATGTGCTTGTTGCCATTATGCCAGCCTCCTTATAATATTCTCTGCAGCCAGCTCAGGATGCCCTGTTGGATTTGTTATAAAGTTAACAGTGGCACCCGAGAATACAGAATATGATATGGCAAACTGCCTGTTTACCATCTGATGCTCATATATATCATCTATTGTATCATCGTCCCTGTGCCTTGTGGGATCCTCTTCCCTTCTTTTTTTAATTTCCTTTGGATCAGCTTCTATTAAAAAGTATGATGAAACATTTAATTCACGGAGGACCCACTCAGGCAAGCCAGGGAGGTAACCACCGGGTGATTTTATTGACATGTGTGTATCTATTATTATATTATCCATGGTTCCAAGCTTTTGTGATGCGGAACGCTGAAGCTCAATCTGCCTTTCCACAGGGAGTTTTCTTATCTCATCACGGTCTTTAACAAGATTAGATGAAATTGCAAGGTCAAGCATGACACTTCCAAAGTTCTTTACAGTGTAGCCTGACCTTGATGAAACGATATCGAGCACTGTCGATTTTCCAACTCCTGCAACACCTGCTATTACCACCCTCATTTATCCACCTACGAAGAACTGCCTTATTATTGGGTGCATCTCCATTAGCTGCTCCCTGCCCATGGCCTCATAGAACTGTATTACTATACCAACTGCAAGCAGCAGTCCCGTACCGCTTGTATCTCCAACAGTTCCTATTAAATCGGCAGCGGCTGCAAGAAGACCCACAACTGCACCGCTAAATACCGTTATTGCAGGTATGTATTTGCTTAGAACACGCTCCATAACCCTTGGATCACGCCTGAATCCGGGTATCTGCATTCCGCTTGACTGTATCTGCTTTGCAACAGCACCTGCGCCCATGTTTGTGGTTTCTATCCAGAACTTCGCGAATATTATACTGAATATTATCATGAATGCAAGGAATGCTATTACATGTATTACCTCCTCCAATGGAGTGTGCCCAAACAGCACGTTCTGTGATACGCTTGGCTGCAGTATTGGGAATAACCAATCCGAGAGACCGTTCGGTGTGTACAGATAATATGCAAGGCCACCAATCGGCGTTGTGGATGATATACCAAGGGCACTGGCCTGTGCTGCTGTGGGATAAACTCCAAGCAGTTTATCATGGCCAAGTATTGGTATTCTGCTCAGCACAGGGCTCTTCCAGAATAATAATGTCCACATTGATATGTTTGCAAGAAGTGCGGTTGCAAGTATCACAGGTATGTTTGATGCATATAACAGCTGTAATGGATACCTGCCTCTGGCTCCCCTTACCCTTTCATGTGCTATTGGGAGCTCTATCTTGCTGCTCTGGAAGTATGCCACTATGAAGAATATAAGCACGGTTCCAAGCAATGCTATCATTGGATTTGGCTGCGCAAAAAGTATCTGCTCCATGCCGGTGTTTGTCAGATAGCTTCCAGGTGCCATCCAGAAGAGATACAAAGCCTTTGGAATTGCACCTGCTGGCGGATTTGACAATGATAGCGGCGAGGTTATTGTTGATGGCAGCCAGTTAAATGTTCCTATGAAAAGCTGTTCCGATACATCTGCCGCTATAAACAGCGATATACCTGAACCTATACCATACTTTGAAACAACCTCATCCATCAGGAAGACAAGATATGAACCGAAGAATAACTGCAATATTATGATTGTCTGCGCAAGGAACTCACCATAACCCGGAACAACATGATTTATGTTTGCCACCAGGGATGCATCCGGGACCAAAAATCCAAAAGCCTGCGGTATTGCCTCGACAAAGATCATTATTATAACAAGCAGCTTCTGAACACCCTGATATATTGCCTTATCATCAGGATTTGTTAAATCAAGATTAAATATCTTTGCACCTGCAAAAAGCTGCATAACTATACTTGCAGTTACAATAGGGCCTATACCAAGATCCATTAATGATCCTGAGGCACCTGCAAATATTGCCCTGAATGCCGCGAAAACATCAACTGTATCCTTTACATTTAAACCATATATGTATATGTTTGTCAGCGCAAAGTAAAGTATAACTATAAGGCCTGTCCACATTAATTTATATTTAAATGGAACATGGCCCTTGGCCTTTTTTATTGCCGGAAGCTTGGCTGTTAGGTTTTCAAGTCCGTATAGCTTTGATTGTTTTGGGCCCTTATAGCTGAATACAAGGTATGCTATTAAAAATATTGGTGATGAAAGCAATGCCACAAGGAAGAGCTTGAAGCCAGTGTAGTGATCAAAGTAGTAAAATGCAAGTATATAAAGCGCAAAGACGAATATTACCGGAATTGCAATACCCTTATTTCTTTCAATCTCATTCGTCATTTTCTATCGTTATACCGTGAACTGAAAGCTTATTTATAGCCTTTTCGGTTGCCCTTTCAATTTTTATCCTTGATTTTATATCGAAATCACCAGTTCCAAGAAGCTTTGTGTATCCTGCACCTTCAAGATCTATTACATCATCATGGACAAAGCCATTCTCCTTTAGCTTGTCATATATATTTGCAAGCTCTTCAAGGGTTATTGGATTTTCATATTTCTTTGAATGGCTTTTAAATCCGTGTACACCAAAGTGATCCCTGTCATATTTTAATAGCCAGACCCACCTGTGTTTTCCAAGGCCTGCCATGCCGTTTCCGCCTTTTTTACCCTTGCCTCTGCCTGCCTTCATGCCCCTGCCGTAGTGTCCGCCTCTTAACTTCTTAGTTCTCGTTCTTACCATTTAAATCAACCCCCGGTACAAGCATTCTTCTAATAAGATTATTTATATCCTTTCCACGATAGCCAGATGAACCTTTCTCTTTATATGGTTTTAATATTGATTCGTAGCCACCCCTGGGAGGGTTTAATCTTATAACAGGAACCAGATTCTTAAAATCCTTTAGCATCTTTCCGGACATGATCGAATCTGCCATTTCAGATATCGATGAAAAACCAAGCTCCTTTATGTTTTCGCTGTCCAGTTTCTTTCTGCCGACCATCAATGCCCTTTTTTCAAGGAGTAATTCCAGTGTTTCTTTATCAAGCTCCCCCCATGTAAGATAATCCTTTGCCGTGTTTAACATGCCCATGAAATCCGGCGTTTCCCTGACTATAACGAGGTGATTTATCCTGTTAAGATTTAAAAGCTCCGTGGTTTTTTTCGCCGCCGGTTTTAAACCGGTTCTGCCCCTAATCCTTATTACTGCCAGCATTTCCTATACCCCCTACATATATTGGTGTGCTTAGATTTATCTTTGGATTAATCTTTATTGAAACGGTCTTCTTTAATGCATCGAATGTTGCCAGAGCATAGTTTACAGTTGTCTTTGTGTGGCCTGCGGCAAATCCCCAGGCATCGTCTATACCGGCCATTCTTAGTATTACCTTAACAACATCACCAACTGCAAGGCCAACACCCTGGGGTGCAGGCTTCAATGTTACCGAGACCGAGCCTGACTTGCCGTTAACAAGGAACGGCAGCGTGTGTGGTTTACCACAGCCGCATTCCCATGAACCGCAGCCCCTCTTTATTTCTATTATATTTAATTTTGCATTGTCTATTGCCTTTTTTATTGCTGGTGCAGCCTCCTTTGCCTTGCCGCGGCCAACGCCAACATAACCGTTACCATTACCGACAACGGCTGTTATTGAATAATTCATTCTTCTTCCTGAGTCTGTCATCCTCTGTGCTCTCTCAATGTTTATTACCTCATCCTTAAGATCCGGTATCAGGTAATCTACAATCTGATATTCCTTTAATGGTAGCTTTGAGTGCAGTGCCTCGCTGATGGTTTTTATCTCACCATTTGCAACGAGCCTGCCCAGCTCAGTCCTTGGAGTCCATTCCTCATCCATATTATTCACCTATCTTTGATTTTATTTCATTAATGTCCAGCCTCTGCTTTAAATGCTCACCGTTGAGCCTGGACTCATCAGAGAATATATCCTCATCGGCATTTATCTCAAGGCCGCCGTCTATAAGGCCCTTTATTGCTGCCGCAATTCTTCCGCCCTTTCTGAATATTGCG from Picrophilus oshimae DSM 9789 includes:
- a CDS encoding NOP5/NOP56 family protein is translated as MFRDLRNGRIPETEEIPSGEVPDLRDFLLDFERERLKDEFSGDQYLIKLYSIKKEINEIINLYLEKLIPFFQMLDVKYSKDPCTFFKSISGNEIENSLGSFGSSLCDFRTYLDDYIKKKMQDYMPNTMSLLGYDLTMEYLVRSGGLKNLIKYPASTLQILGAEKSFFRFYGTGKTPKHGIIFNYPGLASLPAKSRGKLARIICNKLAITLKMDYYKTGNNLNYKDLIDKKMAELKKLR
- a CDS encoding RNA-guided pseudouridylation complex pseudouridine synthase subunit Cbf5, with the translated sequence MSNLNGFIVVDKPKGPTSHQIDSWIRDITGEPRVGHIGTLDPGVSGVLVMALGKATKLIDIVHRESKEYVSVLRTYDKYDYDSIKSVFKEFTGKIYQIPPVRSAVSRELRIREIYNLELLEMDEKLVLFKVCCESGTYIRTLCTDIGYVLGSGGQMAELRRTRTGPFDESMCHTLQEVSDAFKLKSMGNEKLFKNIFIPMDFIFIKYPKVIVKETALKNIAHGSDIYPAGIHAITGSPKKGDVVAVYTEKNELIATGTMMVNADEIYDLKVIDIDNVLIETGDNDGKDSLVRKDNRWKDIPVQKPERKLHGNLQGSQEWKDTGNRGNPKRGGTGSKGFSSGFRKRKAKR
- the cmk gene encoding (d)CMP kinase gives rise to the protein MRITISGKSGSGKTTVGRLLADKLHYSFISGGYFFRKKAEEFNMNLLEFNKYSESHPEIDYEQDKMLLNFLKNNDNIVLESRLSSYIAYTNNIEAFKIYLYASDDIRYKRLMERDKTDILTLNERYRSEILRYMEFYGIDYNNYIYYDIIIDTDKKSPDEIVNDIIEFKKIKCR
- a CDS encoding DUF106 domain-containing protein, whose protein sequence is MATSTSVQVQKQMQKMMMLNFVFMFAGLALLFVISDPGIRNPLGSDLNVVFMPLLGFNYAFPIITIVLTGIVIGLLASIPRYFFTDWVKMGKAQMVSKAYSKAMREAMREGDNVRVKKLQKMQMERQADQMVVQMNTMKPLFVMEIFFFLIIIWIYVFILSLKYQYVSMPWDYNLNIVTTHAWLFPLWIVMYMIADIVVGYFVTMIMKYFDFSFKLKKIERNVIEKAD
- a CDS encoding adenylate kinase encodes the protein MRVVIAGVAGVGKSTVLDIVSSRSGYTVKNFGSVMLDLAISSNLVKDRDEIRKLPVERQIELQRSASQKLGTMDNIIIDTHMSIKSPGGYLPGLPEWVLRELNVSSYFLIEADPKEIKKRREEDPTRHRDDDTIDDIYEHQMVNRQFAISYSVFSGATVNFITNPTGHPELAAENIIRRLA
- the secY gene encoding preprotein translocase subunit SecY, which translates into the protein MTNEIERNKGIAIPVIFVFALYILAFYYFDHYTGFKLFLVALLSSPIFLIAYLVFSYKGPKQSKLYGLENLTAKLPAIKKAKGHVPFKYKLMWTGLIVILYFALTNIYIYGLNVKDTVDVFAAFRAIFAGASGSLMDLGIGPIVTASIVMQLFAGAKIFNLDLTNPDDKAIYQGVQKLLVIIMIFVEAIPQAFGFLVPDASLVANINHVVPGYGEFLAQTIIILQLFFGSYLVFLMDEVVSKYGIGSGISLFIAADVSEQLFIGTFNWLPSTITSPLSLSNPPAGAIPKALYLFWMAPGSYLTNTGMEQILFAQPNPMIALLGTVLIFFIVAYFQSSKIELPIAHERVRGARGRYPLQLLYASNIPVILATALLANISMWTLLFWKSPVLSRIPILGHDKLLGVYPTAAQASALGISSTTPIGGLAYYLYTPNGLSDWLFPILQPSVSQNVLFGHTPLEEVIHVIAFLAFMIIFSIIFAKFWIETTNMGAGAVAKQIQSSGMQIPGFRRDPRVMERVLSKYIPAITVFSGAVVGLLAAAADLIGTVGDTSGTGLLLAVGIVIQFYEAMGREQLMEMHPIIRQFFVGG
- a CDS encoding uL15m family ribosomal protein, producing the protein MVRTRTKKLRGGHYGRGMKAGRGKGKKGGNGMAGLGKHRWVWLLKYDRDHFGVHGFKSHSKKYENPITLEELANIYDKLKENGFVHDDVIDLEGAGYTKLLGTGDFDIKSRIKIERATEKAINKLSVHGITIENDE
- a CDS encoding 50S ribosomal protein L30, producing the protein MLAVIRIRGRTGLKPAAKKTTELLNLNRINHLVIVRETPDFMGMLNTAKDYLTWGELDKETLELLLEKRALMVGRKKLDSENIKELGFSSISEMADSIMSGKMLKDFKNLVPVIRLNPPRGGYESILKPYKEKGSSGYRGKDINNLIRRMLVPGVDLNGKNEN
- a CDS encoding 30S ribosomal protein S5, which encodes MDEEWTPRTELGRLVANGEIKTISEALHSKLPLKEYQIVDYLIPDLKDEVINIERAQRMTDSGRRMNYSITAVVGNGNGYVGVGRGKAKEAAPAIKKAIDNAKLNIIEIKRGCGSWECGCGKPHTLPFLVNGKSGSVSVTLKPAPQGVGLAVGDVVKVILRMAGIDDAWGFAAGHTKTTVNYALATFDALKKTVSIKINPKINLSTPIYVGGIGNAGSNKD